A window of Vibrio ishigakensis contains these coding sequences:
- the hflX gene encoding ribosome rescue GTPase HflX, whose product MFDRYESGEQAVLVHINFTQEGEWEDLAEFEMLVSSAGVNNLQTVTGSRQSPHPKYYVGEGKAQEISDVVQQTGAEIVIFNHALSPAQERNLEQLCKCRVLDRTGLILDIFAQRARTHEGKLQVELAQLRHISTRLIRGWTHLERQKGGIGLRGPGETQLETDRRLLRDRIKAILRRLERVAKQREQGRRARKRAEIPTLSLVGYTNAGKSTLFNRITEASVYAADQLFATLDPTLRKIELDDVGLAILADTVGFIRHLPHDLVAAFKATLQETQEADILLHVIDASDERFRENIHAVDVVLEEIDAHEIPTLLVMNKIDNLEGATPRIEYDDENKPVRVWVSAMEGQGIELLFQALTERLASQMVEYKLCIPPRFQGRLRSVLFNMKSIRQEEYDTEGNLLIDIRMQQADWARLQKREEVELDDFIVV is encoded by the coding sequence TTGTTTGACCGGTATGAATCAGGTGAACAGGCGGTACTTGTTCATATCAACTTTACACAAGAAGGGGAGTGGGAAGACCTAGCTGAATTTGAGATGCTGGTATCTTCCGCGGGCGTGAACAACCTGCAAACCGTGACAGGCAGTCGACAATCACCTCATCCAAAATATTATGTTGGTGAAGGCAAGGCGCAGGAAATCTCTGATGTAGTTCAGCAGACCGGTGCCGAGATCGTCATCTTTAACCACGCCCTTTCTCCCGCTCAAGAGCGAAATCTAGAACAGTTGTGTAAATGTCGAGTTTTGGATCGAACAGGTTTGATCCTAGACATCTTTGCACAGCGTGCGCGAACCCATGAGGGTAAGCTTCAGGTTGAGCTGGCGCAGTTGCGTCACATCTCTACTCGATTGATTCGAGGCTGGACCCACCTTGAAAGACAGAAGGGTGGTATTGGTCTTCGCGGACCGGGTGAAACCCAGCTTGAGACCGACCGACGCTTACTACGAGATCGAATCAAAGCCATCTTACGTCGCCTAGAGCGAGTTGCAAAACAGCGTGAGCAAGGCCGTCGAGCTCGTAAACGTGCTGAGATTCCTACACTTTCGCTGGTGGGTTATACCAATGCCGGTAAATCGACCCTATTCAACCGCATTACTGAGGCAAGTGTGTATGCGGCTGACCAATTATTTGCAACTCTTGACCCTACACTGCGTAAGATAGAGTTAGACGATGTTGGTTTGGCGATTTTGGCTGACACCGTTGGTTTTATTCGACATCTTCCCCATGACCTAGTTGCTGCATTTAAGGCTACCCTGCAAGAAACGCAGGAAGCTGACATCTTGTTACATGTCATAGATGCGAGCGATGAGCGTTTTAGGGAGAATATCCATGCTGTAGACGTTGTGCTTGAAGAGATTGATGCTCATGAGATCCCAACTCTATTAGTAATGAATAAGATCGATAACCTTGAGGGTGCTACTCCTCGCATCGAATATGATGATGAGAATAAGCCTGTCAGGGTCTGGGTATCTGCTATGGAAGGTCAGGGCATAGAACTCTTGTTCCAAGCTTTGACTGAACGCTTAGCGAGTCAAATGGTCGAATACAAATTATGTATTCCTCCTCGTTTTCAGGGAAGATTACGAAGTGTGTTATTCAACATGAAATCGATTCGCCAAGAAGAGTATGATACCGAAGGTAACTTGTTGATTGATATCAGAATGCAACAGGCTGATTGGGCTAGGTTGCAAAAGAGAGAAGAAGTGGAGTTGGACGACTTTATCGTCGTTTAA
- the hfq gene encoding RNA chaperone Hfq: MAKGQSLQDPFLNALRRERVPVSIYLVNGIKLQGQIESFDQFVILLKNTVNQMVYKHAISTVVPARAVTHHSNNERGDRPQEKSED; this comes from the coding sequence ATGGCAAAGGGGCAATCTTTACAAGACCCATTTCTGAACGCACTGCGTCGTGAGCGCGTGCCAGTTTCAATTTATTTAGTCAATGGCATCAAACTGCAAGGTCAGATCGAGTCTTTCGATCAGTTCGTGATCCTGCTGAAAAACACTGTAAACCAAATGGTTTATAAGCATGCTATTTCGACTGTAGTTCCTGCACGTGCAGTTACTCACCACAGCAACAACGAGCGCGGTGATCGCCCTCAAGAGAAATCTGAAGACTAA
- the hflK gene encoding FtsH protease activity modulator HflK: MAWNEPGNNNGNNGRDNDPWGNNDRGNQNSGGRNQGPPDLDEVFNKLSQKLGGKFGGGKRGGGSSMGGGGAIGFGLIAVIAVFVWFASGFYTVGEAERGVVLRLGKYDRQVDPGLNWRPRFIDEVTTVNVQAIRALQASGLMLTKDENVVTVQMGVQYRVSDPYKYLYRVTNADDSLRQATDSALRAVIGDSLMDSILTSGRQQIRQSTQETLNRIIDSYDMGILIVDVNFQSARPPEQVKDSFDDAIAAREDEERFIREAEAYKNEILPKATGRAERLKKEALGYSERTVNEAFGQVAQFEKLLPEYQAAPEVTRNRLYLDTMEEVYSNTSKVLIDSESSGNLLYLPIDKLAGQESGSTKRSTRSTSAYDQIELEPETPITPSQSQTRPTTTRQGRN, from the coding sequence ATGGCGTGGAACGAGCCTGGAAATAACAACGGAAACAATGGCCGTGATAATGATCCTTGGGGAAACAATGATCGCGGAAACCAAAACTCTGGAGGCCGCAATCAAGGGCCACCGGATTTGGATGAAGTATTCAATAAACTGAGCCAAAAACTCGGTGGTAAGTTCGGCGGTGGCAAACGCGGTGGCGGGTCATCAATGGGCGGCGGTGGCGCAATCGGATTTGGCCTTATCGCAGTTATCGCAGTTTTTGTTTGGTTTGCATCTGGCTTCTACACAGTAGGCGAAGCCGAGCGTGGTGTGGTTCTGCGTCTGGGTAAATACGACCGTCAGGTTGATCCAGGTCTGAACTGGCGTCCGCGCTTTATTGATGAAGTGACCACTGTAAACGTTCAAGCGATTCGTGCTCTACAGGCATCTGGTCTGATGCTGACTAAAGACGAAAACGTAGTAACGGTACAGATGGGCGTTCAATACCGAGTGTCTGACCCGTACAAATACCTTTATCGTGTAACTAACGCAGATGACAGTTTGCGTCAGGCTACTGACTCTGCTCTACGTGCGGTAATCGGTGACTCATTGATGGATAGCATCCTGACCAGTGGTCGTCAGCAAATCCGTCAAAGCACTCAAGAAACACTTAACCGCATCATCGACAGTTACGACATGGGTATCCTAATCGTAGACGTGAACTTCCAGTCTGCTCGTCCACCTGAGCAGGTTAAAGATTCATTCGATGACGCAATCGCAGCGCGAGAGGATGAAGAGCGTTTCATCCGTGAAGCTGAGGCATATAAGAACGAAATCTTGCCGAAAGCGACAGGTCGTGCAGAGCGTCTGAAGAAGGAAGCTCTTGGTTACAGCGAACGTACTGTTAATGAAGCCTTTGGTCAGGTTGCTCAGTTCGAGAAACTGCTACCTGAATACCAAGCAGCTCCTGAAGTAACGCGTAATCGCCTATACCTAGACACTATGGAAGAGGTTTACTCGAATACGTCTAAGGTTCTTATCGACTCTGAGTCGAGCGGTAACCTACTGTATCTTCCAATCGACAAGCTAGCAGGCCAAGAGAGCGGTTCAACCAAGCGTTCGACTCGTTCAACCTCAGCCTATGACCAGATTGAGTTAGAGCCAGAGACGCCAATTACTCCGTCTCAAAGCCAGACTCGTCCAACTACTACTCGTCAAGGGAGAAACTAA